The DNA segment tTATGTATTAGCATGGTCTCAAAAAACGTGGTCAGCAATGTCAAGGTTCACCATGTTTGTCAATTACTTATATGCATATGTAGATTTtgtttgaagtattttcattttagCTTTACATGTATATATCGTGTTATTTTAAGGAAATAGTCATTGCATTATGTGTTTGTGATTTTCAATGTAATCTGGTAAAAGTAAAGTGATGGAGAACAGGAATTTTCAAAGAGGGTATGCACAAATGGATTATTCATCTCTCAGAAAAAGCACTGTTAAAGTCCGCCAAGGACAAAGGCAGTTCCCAAGTTATGAAAGGCAGTTTAATGCACACTATGGGCACGTTGCTGTGAGCAATTCTCAGGCTGAACTTTGCCCTTCTCCCATCATAAAGCCTCTTGCTCCATGTACAATTGAAACAGTGTTACCATCAGTAGCGGAACCATCTTTAATATTTGATGAGTCATACCAACCTGACACTTACTGTAAACAAGACAAGCAGTTTTCACCAAATAATTCAAAGTCTGCTGCATTAGCTTCCTCAAATCAACCACAGGGACATCTTCTGAGTCCAACAAGTCAGGATATTAAGACACAGCATGCTGCTTTAAGACAGCAAAGAAAAACGCAAGTGGAAAAGTTTTCCCAATCACAAGCCAGATATAAGTCAGTGCCCGAAATCCCAGTCCAAACTAATGGTTTCACTAATGAAGCCGAGCACACCACAAAGATTAAAAGACAAGTACGGAAGCCGACTAATCGTTTGTCGAATAGCGTTGTTTCGGTGCATAGTGAACAACTCTCTCCAAAATCTAATGGCTCAACCCAGAAAAATTGTGTGTCTCCAAAACAGAACATTTCTATAACGTCGTTTAGTAGCTCAGTGTGCAACAGTGTCACCCATGTAAACAATAACATCTCGGAGTCACATGTTACTCCCGTAAACAAAAATCCTACAGAAATACCAATAGAAACTGACTGGATGAAGGGACTTCCACCCAAAGCATTCGAACTGTTTGTGAATCAAGACATGAAGCTGAAAGAGCTACAAGTACAGGTTCAACAGTTGCTTTCCTTGCAAAAGAAGTCTTCAGAAACTACTGATAAAATTGAGCAGGATAAATTGAACCAATCTCTTACGAATAAAGTTGATGCTTATACTCAAACAGATTTATTAGGTGTGGACATTGTTGAAAAAGTGGAAGTGAATAGCATTGGTGTTAACACTAGTCaactagaaaatacttcagtGTATGAAAAGGAGAAATACACAACCGAAAACACAACTGATATAGCTGCAGTGGAGAGTAAAGATGCACAATCATCTGAAGCGGATGATGTAGAAAGTAACAAAAACAGTTCAATTCATTCCAGTGTCAAAGTAGAGAAATCACTTTGCTGGGAGTCCGATAGCTTGCACATTAATTCATCGGGATTAAAGTCAATGAACAACGAGCAAAGTATCATGTCGAGTCTGAAAGAGGTTGACATGCCTGGTCTGGATAGTAGTGAAGACAACACATCATCTCAAGCCCAAGACCTTGGTCAAGAAAGTCCGATTTTGGGAGAGAGTGCAAGCATGTACCTGGAGTCTCAACATATGAGCAACAGAAAACTTCATGAAGATCCCAAGGAGGAGGACAGTCATTATTTCGACAACTTGTTGAAGCAAGTCCAAGACATGCTAGGAAATGTAGACAATAAGAGCAGTGGCCCCCAGTCCTTGCCTGCAACACCGAGTACAATTCCTAAATCGATTCAAAGTCTTCCATATCAAAGATATTTACCTGCTAACGTGTTTTCCCAGTTGACGTGTTTAGGACTCCTAGCTAATCGGGACAAACTTGCATCTGACGAAGTTTCGGCGCTAGTTTGCAGTAGAAGCACAGATGAGTTGAGCATGCATGCAAATGCCATTGCCCTGAAGTACATGTCAGATGACCAGCTTAATAAGATTGCTTCAAATAGTAAAAACGCTCAAGATGACAACATGCCACCCCCAATGCTTCCTGACCAACACTTTGCAAGCCGTAAAACCAATGAACACTCAGTTCAAAAGATGCCCGGAATGAATTTACTTTCACCATGTGACATGTCCCTTGCAACTAAAAAGTACATGCAAAAATATGGGTTAATAGAGTCATCAGATAATGAAGAAGAAAATAAGGAGAATATtgcaatgaaaacaaaaacaatcaaagaGGTAAAACCTGCCAGAAAACTTACGGTTTTTAATGACAAAAGAAAACCACTTCAGGAATGCAATGTAGGTGAtgttaaaaattcaaaagcCTTAAAATCTGCTGATCCTTCTCCGTCCCGAAACGATCAGATGGAAGTAAGATGGTCCCAGTTAGAAGATACACTTGGTGAAACACTCGACATGCTACATccatttttaaatgatttggAAAACAACTTACAAAGTATGTCTTCAGTAAATGGACAGGATCTCAATAAACAAGTGCATATGACACAAGAACATGACAGTGGTATGGGTGAAACGATGGGACAAATCCTTTCATGTGGAATTTTACAATCATTGAACAACAAACCATCCACAGAATTATCCTGCCATTCACATAGAAATTCAACGCAAAAGAAAGGTAATCCTCaccaaaaatatgaaaacaatgaaGTTTTAGCAGGAATACTTCCCCCGAAAagtatgaaaaaaattgtgtcTCCTGCTCTGGAAAATCGTCGACATCTTAAACGAGGAAGAACACATTCGAAAAATGAAGTGTTGTCTGCACCAGTTTCTCCGTTTGTGACAAAACACCCTTTGCGAAACAGGATTACGTCAGCTAGATCTACTAGTGAAAATCGCAGCGAATCATTTGACCGGATTCTGGACTCTCGCATAATGCAAGTCTTTGAAAAAGGCGATGAAAGTATTACTGAATACGAGAGAGAATCAAATGAAAGTTTGTCTTTGATGGAAGTTTTTCCTGAAGAAAACATTCTTAATTTAGATAAAATAAATAGTATGCCAAAACTTCCGGTGACATAAAACGTCTTGAAGAAAACATTTCATGCAATTTTGTattgttagaaatttttgacatTGGTCTTGCTTCAAACCGATATAGCTGAAATGTGTCCTTTTCCTTAtgtgtgcatttttaatgttatttaTATAACCAAACATATGTATATATGGAGTTTTCTTTAAGAAATTAGTTTAATATATATTGCTGGTAGATAAAATCTTGAGTTTTTATTAGTTCATTTTGTTAatcatatgtttttgtttaccgTATGTGTGCCAAGTGTGCATTAGAGAAAGCTACAGCAGCTAATGTCattgtaataattttgtaGTTGTTAAGTTACATAATTGTGATTTAGTGTTAATATATGGATTACTTAATATTGTTTGAACGACATAAAAGTTGTGTTGTATTTCACTACAATATAAAGCATAGAACTATATTATGTGCCTTTAAACTTTAAGTAAAGATAACtgtattaatattttaatattactAAACTGCTTCCATTTCATATCCATAATACCTAGCTACATGTAGAAATTTTCATAGTTTCCAGTGTCGAAATATgtttacattaattttatgTGGTTGCATTGTTGGTGAAcgttcttttattttttaatacagATCCTTCAagtaaaagttaaataaatctGGGTTAACTTGCTTCTTGTAAGACTTGCACTATTCTGGTGATaagtttgaaagaaaatgcatttggttgccagaaatttgcttaaatattttctacccttcatgaattggttaaagATGAAACAACTGCCAAGTACAATAATGCAAGACctgatttcaattaaattttagtCTTATTAGTATGTCACAGCATTTGGCACTGCAAATCATGTTGCACTGCATTGCAGCATTTGCACAAAAAAGCATAGTCAGCACCATAGCAAGTGTTGTTCATTGGAACTGGATATAATACAGTCATGTTCATTTTGCTTATGTTTAAAGTAACGGTGTGCGTGTAGAATAGCTTGGTGGTTGTAACTTTTTGATGAAACAAATGCAATTGCTAACCATAGAAAGAATATCTTAAAGATGAAGAGTGAAGGATTTAAACCTTTGGGTCACCCTACCGATACTATTTgtattaacaaaacaaacacagtTGAACAGACCTCTGTTTGCACTCTGCACAGCAGCAGATAACTGCCTGGTTCCAATAATATTTGGCTGATGTTTGCAAATAATTCATAGGGTTTGTTTTCGAAATGGAGCTCAATCGTTACTGAcaatgttagaacttttaatAACTCTAAAATTATATAGtttagttgttaattattatatgATGATTTACAAATTGTCTCAGCATTGAGCAACTCCGTGTTTAGATAGTGTGGTGTGAAGACCATAATGTTGAATTGCACAGCAAGTTATACCAAATGCTTGATTCTAGCCAGAGCTGCATGCAAGCCAATTTCTTGGAATCAAGTTTTACCAGCCTCTCATAGAATCAGGTATAATTCTAGTGATGCCAAATCAAGCATCAGAATTGGTTGCGCATCAGGTTTTTGGGGTGACACGTCTACTTCCACTCAGCAGTTAGTTCACCAAGGTGACATCGATGTCTTGGTTTCTGATTACTTGTCAGAAATAACAATGTCCCTGTTGACGGGGGCAAAACGAAAAAATCCTACCTTGGGGTATGCACCAGACTTTGTCAGTTTTGCGATCGCTCCCCAGATCAAAGAGATAAAAAAGCGCAACATACAAGTTTTAAGTAATGCCGGAGGCACCAACCCAGAAGCTTGTGCAAAGGCCCTACAAGAAGCAGCGAAGCAGGCTGGCACCACTTTGGATGTCGCCGTTGTCTCAGGTGATGATATGATGCCAAACTTTCCAGATTTGCTAAAGAGCGGTAAGACAGAGGAAATGTACAGTAGACAGCCACTTCCCAAGTCTGTAATGAGCATGAATGCATATTTTGGAGCTGAACCAATCAGGAGAGCACTGGACATGGGAGCAGAAGTAGTTATCACTGGAAGATGTGTGGATAGCGCTCTAGTGTTGGCTCCTTTGATGCATAAATTCAAGTGGACAATTGATGACTATGACAGGTGTGGTATTATAATTATTGTTGGTTTTTTGTAAATTGACCCAAGGTATCATATTGCATATCagataaaaagtatttaaagaaaacatttttattctaCAATCTGTTTGGTTGTTGTTTTCAATGTTAGTACTACGTAACATTAAACAATATGTGTACAAAGCTACGTAAAGAAGTAACATCGAAAGAATTCTTAAATAATAAGAGACCTGTTAAATTGATTCATATCACTGCAGGTTGGCAGCTGGAAGTTTGGCAGGGCACTTGCTAGAATGTGGAGCTCAATCCACAGGAGGAGTATTCACAGACTGGCAGACAGTTCCAGCATGGGAAAACATAGGATTTCCCATAGCAGAGTGTTACCAAGATGGAACATTTTGCGTCACTAAACCTCCCAACACAGGAGGCCTAGTTACACCTGCCACAGTTGCAGAGCAACTTGTGTACGAGATTGGAGATCCGTCGACTTACATGCTTCCAGATGTAACATGTGATTTTACCAATGTCAAGATGACGCAACACGCTGCTGATTCTGTGTTAGTAACGGGAGCCAAAGGCTATGCCCCCACCAAAGACTTTAAAGTCTGTGCAACATACCTGGATGGATTTAGGACCACAGTAGTGTTTAGCATTGGTGGAAAGCGTGCCATTGCTAAAGGTTGGTTGTAGTCAAGTTCTTAGTGTTCTGGTAGAGCACTTggcttgcaattttacaatCGATTTTTAATGCTTGTTGACAATCACAATCGCTGTAATGACATGTTTTAATTACAAACTTTTGCTTCAGTTCAGAGGTTTTGCTGAACAttgacaaaattgaaaaagacccccaaaaatgacttttcacaGATCAATGATAAATATTCCAATACCGTGCCTGGTTAGTTTTGAGTTTAGTTCTACTGATGTTGtctaaagtttaaaaaatagaaattcCTATTTTTGCAGGGCGTCGTACAGCAGAAAGTATCATAAAGAGAGTAAGGGCTGTGTTTTCACACTTGGGCTTGGCCGACTTTCGACGAGTTCACATTCAAGCATTTGGCGATGAAAGTTTGTTTGGTGAAAATGCCAGAACGTATGGAATCAATGGCGATGGCCCACGTGAGACCGTAGTATGGATGGCTGTGGAACATGATGACAAAAAGGCTTTGGAAATACTTTCAAGAGAAATTGCTGCCGCTGGAACGGGTATCTGTTTGaagattgtttgattttttaagttCACAACATGTTAGAATTTTATCTTTAATCCCTGGATCTGAAAAATTgttctaatttttttgttattcttgataaaaaaaactaccTTTTGCATGGCTATTGGTCGAATACATATATCAACTAACAATTGATACTGATCTCCTGGTACTAACTGCGCTTATCTTCTGTATTTTAGGTATGGCACCAGGTCTCAGTGGCATAGTTGGTGGCAGACCTAAAGTAAGCCCCGtgctaaaattgttttcattccTGCATGCAAAGCAAGATATTCCTGCGTCTGTGACTTACAATGACAAGAAAGTTGATATTCAACATCAAGTACCCGCTGGTTCCAGTGAGACAAAGGTCCAGCAAGAAACAAGTAACGACCACATTAGAAGTGGTGCTCATAGTTTCATCCTGGAAGACTTAGCATACACGAGAAGTGGCGACAAGGGCAACAGCGCCAATATTGGTGTCGTGGCCCGTGATCCCTCCTATGTGCGTTATCTTCGGAAGCATCTGACCGCAGAAGCAGTGTACTCCTACTTCAAGCATCTCTTCCCGAGTGATGTTGATGGAATGCCAGTGCAGAGATTTGAACTTCCGGGAATTGAcggatttaattttttgatgaAGGATTGTTTAGGTGGAGGTGGAGTGGCGTCCCTTAGGACTGATCCGCAGGGGAAAGCATTGGGACAGATGTTGCTTGATTTTGAGATTAAAAACGTGCCTAATTTGCCTGAACTCACCAAATAATCGAACTTGTAAAGTGTTAATACGGTCGTTTTGTGATTATTTAAATAGATATTTTGTGcaataactaaataaaaacaattaatctTACTCTCAGTGATCAGTGACCAAAATTGCAAGAGGGTGCATGGCTAAAACTGGGTGATTGTGGATTTCCTTGTTGTGAACGGGGCTTGTGGGGCacgtaaaaagtaaaacagtctGACAAGTGACAACAACAAggctaattagtaattactaTAAAGCGttatattttgctgttttgaGAAGAGTTGATCAATTGAAGACTGCACAACTGAAGGTTTGCCGATTTGAAGAACTTTCTACAGATTGTACCCCAAAAGCAGCCCCTCCAAGTTTTGTTGGCCTCTATTTTTAATGCTTGCTGGAATAATCTTGACAAGGCCAAGTACGAAGTTTACCGACTACCGACAACGTTTTCTCTCTAGCTTGACAACTGGTTCATTTTTGATTATCCACATTTTCTGCTGGCGACCGATTTCTCATCAAGTGTGATGAAAGCAGAGGATTCAGTAGATCGTACATTTTTGCCAACATCATTACTACCCCGTCTAAATTACCAAACCTTGAGTCGATTAATGCTGGTACGTCGCATCCGCATGCTAACACTCTGCTCTGTGCGGAACTCTCACGTTGTTTTAACCGCACCACCTGTTATGCTTTTTACCGTTTTGGTATGTGGTTTCCCTATTTTTTTAAGTGTTTTAAGACAGGTTAGCGTTCTTTGTGAGTTGGTATCAGCATCTGTGGACCGTTTTTCGACTTCAGCTTGCGTTTCATTCAGGCTTTATTTGCGGTCTACGCAAAAGATATCTAAACTTGAGATATTATTCTAGCAATTTTGGACAATTATTTTGTTGGAtcgttttcacttttcttcCGCAAATTTCTTGTAACTGCGACATTCGTTAGGTGAGATTGCGTAAAACGAGCCGGATTGAAATACTTTTCTGCCTGCTTTATATTTGGACTTTGTTTAGTATTGAACGTTTTGAGATTGGGAAGGATACGCAGATTCGTAAGAACGGTCAGCTTTTTTAGTTCTGAAATCTCGTCATGCGCCGCAATTCTTTTAACTTAGCAATTGCTTGCATGTAGTTTAAGTTACTTCTGTTAATTACTGTCCATGTTCATATCCTAATCACAAATGTACTTAGTAAAGTAGTAACGTGATGAAACTTTTCCGTGGTAGTTTCGCTGAATTGTAATAGCTTTTTAGGAAAGCTTGGCAATGACGAGAAACTAACGTTAAACATTTAGCCTAGCACAGTGTGTTAAAAATCTTGTTGGGTAAAGGATAAGGTCGAATGCAGTTGCATCATTGGTATCGATTTGCTGTCGTTCTTGACCTGTTGGTGTTGCATAGAAACACGTCGAAATTCTTGAGACATAAGACAAACACGGATTTCTATATATAAGTTATTCCTTATAGATCACCTACGATTCAGGTAACTTCcgtaaacaatttaaattatttattttgtattcgAACAAAAATAATACGTACTATAAAGCATATGAGTGCAAAGAGTGTCTGGAACAAGCGGACAAGATAACGTAAAATTGCTAGGGAAACGCGCTGTTAAAAACCCCGAGTAGATGATTGGTTTTATTAAGCAGTGTTTCGTTAAATCTCAATTTCGCTCGAGCTTGCTGCAGCATCGGCCGTAAGTCTGGAGCGTCCTTGAGACAATTGGCATTCCCATTTTTCACCCTGGTCCATTCATGCAGAATTTCAACAACCTGAGCGTTCATTAAAAAACCAACGTTACGAAAATATCCAAACCATTTGTAAAATCAAAGTAAGATATTTCAACGTGCGCTATGAAAGATTCTACGGTAAATAATTGAGTTTTAAACGCTGCGTATTTTGACAAAACATGCCGTTACCGTAGCAAGTGCCTCGGTTTGTGAATTCAtcttgatgacgtcatgtaTAATGGACAGCATGACGACATTAGTACTGCAGTTCCCTTCAAGGAGAACCCTCAGAAAGGGATGGGTCTGCGGTTGGAGAGAAGTGCACGGCCACCTAATTGCAATAACCAATTAATTATGTATGAGGTGAAAATTTAGGACCTTCGTTGGTTATACGAAGTACGGAGAGTGACCTTACCTTGTTAAGTGAAGAGCTGTCACTTTCTTCAAAGTACTTTTAATGAAAAAGTCTTTTATTCCAATTCTAATAAGACCTaacaaaaactgtaaaaagaGTCGGTTACGTACGAGATACtggtttaaattaaaaaactgcaactagtAAAGAATTAACGGTACTTTGTGAAGGGAATGAAGTAACGTGATTTCAAAAATTGAGTTTGGTCGCTTGTTTGTTGACGAAAGGTGAAAAGGATCAAGCATGCAGTGGCCACAAATCCTCGAAATAAAAGAAGGCTTTCCctgaaacaaacataaaataataagcAATAATCACATCattaatatataaataataactAAGAAGTTCATCAAAATCTCGTTCCAACCAAACCCACAAGTGGATTGTACAACCGATAGAAAGCATTTCTACAGTTTGCTGTCTCAGCATAGTCATAAGCAGTTCAGATGCATCGACGATGTTTACAAACTGGATTATGCACCATTTAACAGAAATGGAAAGAAAATGTGCGAGAGTTAATGACCCACAAATATTCCAAACCCCACATTCgtttaaacaatttcaaatattCTAGAACATCTCTCGTCAATTGTCGGCACGTTTTCATATTCCTCAGCGCAACTTACAACAGGTTAGTTTACTGACACGTGCTTTTGTACTGGACTGAACTTATACTAAGTTTGAATGTTTACACTGAATTTTTGAGGTCAAAATTGTGTGTTTTTTTCATTCTGAGTGCAAACCAAGAAGTATATAATATGCAACCTTCATCACTTAATAAATTGAGCTCTCGGAGTCAGgctaaataataaataataatttatattttataaataatttaataaataaataataataatttatagcccaaaataataatttatcaaatcacttcaacTGCCAGGGATGCTCTTACCAAGGTGTATAACTGCAGAGAGCAATTCAGAAAAATAGTTCCTAAAACCGAGTATATTTGCAGAAGTGCTTCCTTCCCCATACCAGCTTGCTTTATGACCTGCGTGACAGAATCAACAGCTGGTCCAAACCAACGACTTGCCATGTTGTTCCACCTCACTTTGTCCAAGAAATTCTGTGAATACACCACAAGCAAGGTACAAAATTTCTTAATAACGAGttcattcaataaaaaaaatgatcGCCGACTCTGCCACATCGAAAATATCCAAATCAATGACATAATACATCCACTAATTTCTATTAGATCAGCAGTAAGCTAGGCGGTTAAATCTGTTATACCTTAGCATGTTTATGCTTCTCTGACAACGAATGaaggaaattttcaaaaattagctCGTCGTCTGATGAGCTCATAAAAAGCTTTGCAACATCCAGCTTGGCTATTACACTGTAAGGAAGATAATTTCCAGGGTGAATTTAACCAAAGTATCCTGCCACCATGTCGTATTTGCGTCACAATTTTGCACATACTAGTTCAGAGTGTGAAGTGCTTCGTGATTGGGAGGCAAAAGAATATTGCACTTAATCCAGCCttgcattgttacgtcacaaatggAAACGGCTGTTGTTGATTTCTTCACTGCTTGCATTGTTTCTGTGTAATCCTTGTTATGCAAATCCTTCACTCTGGCGTCGGACAGTACAGTGCTAATATACTGACACCTTGTCAAAGGGTTGGCATGTCCATCGCTAGCGAAGTGTTTCCAAACTTCAGTGAATGATATAATTTGTGTGTTTACTGTCTGGGTCCTAGAAATCACAGAATACTGAAATAAATGTTGTGTTGCAGTTTATAAATCAAGTTCaagataaacattttttattcatttgtaAGGTTGTGCGTTAAGCAGCGATGTCAAGGTCCAAAGCAGACACTGAAGCAGACACTTTTAACCCACGGCGTACttatgctaattcattaattaatttaactattattattatgattaGTAATTATGATTACTGAAAATGCTTTTTGATTGCATGTGCCACTTAAACCCTGTATGCAAGAATTACAagagcaaaattttgaatttggATTTTGGTGACTTATTTCTTACGAGTGTTATTCTAGAATGTGCCATGTGCGTTGATCTTGCATgttaaatcatttatttaataaaaatgtgctaaaattagaaaaaaatatactTGTCTTAGcctgtaaaaaaattaaaaataaaatacctgtTAAAAGGTAGAGTAAGCAAAGTGGCATCACAAGCCACGTCCTTAATGGAATCACATAATTGCTGGTCAATGTTACTGCAtgaaatttgctttttaatCCACGGCAGAACCTCACTAATGATTGCAACACAAAAGCCATAGAACGTTTCTTCAAACAGGTCATTTTTACTTGAACGTAACCTTTGcggaaaacaaattttgccaaaaaaagaataaaaatagaTGCAGTAttaacaaagttaaaaaaagaTGGGGTTGATCTAAgcctaaaatttacacaaaggTGCACTATGTATGCTTGGTTAGACCATGTAAGCAGCAATTACTTTTTGATAGAAAGATTTTGATACATGTAGAATACAAAAAGTATTATaccaaaagaaaatgaaactgTATATACCTCAGGGTGGAAAAAATCTCtgtaataaaattgaaaacaccACCTTGTTCAGATGGTCCAAGTGCTTCCAAGACGTTAGTTAAACAGCCATGGGGCAAAAGCATTACCTAGAAAGAAGTAATTTTAAGCCTGAAGATCATACCAAGAAATTGTTATCAAACATAGGGCATTTACAagctaaatttaaaaagaaaattacatGTAAAATATATCGAAATTAAACCTGGCCAAGTGTAAATCTTCTGGACAGCCGCATGACCGAAGCAAACAATTCAAGATAAtgtaagaaaattttgttcacTTCAAACCactgttgttttttaatttctttatcaCCTATAAgtcttaaacaaaacaaaaaaaaacatgagcGAAATTGTAACAACAGCTGAAAGGATAAACTTACTTACCGACAAACAcgggaaaatatttttcctaaTTTTTTTCCTGTGACATCAAATGAAGTATCCCTTTCCAAACAAGTGAGTGTAACCGCATACAATCCTTAGAAATAATGCAATCTCAATTATAACAACAAGGCAGCATTCGTTGAATGCCTGAATCTGTCAACACACCTGTTATAACAAGCTTTTGTTTCCTGTAGTCGTATCTTTCAATTGAACACTGATCAAGAGCTGATATACTTTGCAGTAAAGCATCTTCAATGAAACGCAAAGGGCAAAAATGCACAATTATTATGACTAGTGAGAAATATCGATGAAGGCCAACTTCATTTAACTGTTTCATTGTGGAGGTCTGCAGACGTGAAAAAAGCCTGCAAATTTGATTGCATGTTAGCTACGAATGGCAATGCATTGAATATAAGTTCCTACAAAGTTTATTCATGAAATGCTCACTTTGTAAATGatcatttgttattgttttttgcGTTTTATACATACTTTGATTTTTCTGTTGTAGAACTTAATTCACTGTTAGTTATTAATTGGCTGTTAACTAGATAActgtgaaattagaactgcTATTTGTTACTTCCCACCTGTCTTTCAACTGGGACCAGATCTCACCATCATTTTCTCGAAGAACAAAATCCAAGACACACAAGAATGCTTGAAAGCTATCTGCAGTAGCTGTTATACTGCTGTGTTCAATCCCGACCTCATTCAGTTCACTCAACCAATCCATTACATGGAATTCTTTTTGAGTATATTGCCTTATGCCTGAAGTATTAAATTTAAGATTTGTTATCATTTCGTTAACTCTACAAGCACAATGGTTTGAAAAAATCAGCCATTACAACTTCCACGCTCCACTGTACAGTTTggaatttttgttatatttttggtaaaataGTGATTTAACAATCAAGAAAATAGATTAGAAGATAAACAGCGAGAAACTTTATTCACCAGTGAGTGCTTTTGGTTCGAAAACTGACAGCTTGAGGCTGAAGTGGCGCCAAAGAAGGTGAAATGATGCCAATTCAGTCGACTTCCATTCCGTGCTGACAGTCGAGGCTCTGAGGAGCTTCATAGCAAGCACGTAGCATTTTATGTGGAAAACTAAGACTTCTTCATCACACAGGCAATGTGATAACGACAACCTCATCAAGCGATTGATTAAATTATGGCAGAGTGGAACATCGTGGCATAATGGCTTCGAAAATTGATGTGTATCGTTAGTTATTATTAACCCAAGCCTTGCCTGATACATAGTGCTACATAAAATCAT comes from the Clavelina lepadiformis chromosome 5, kaClaLepa1.1, whole genome shotgun sequence genome and includes:
- the LOC143458730 gene encoding uncharacterized protein LOC143458730, with translation MENRNFQRGYAQMDYSSLRKSTVKVRQGQRQFPSYERQFNAHYGHVAVSNSQAELCPSPIIKPLAPCTIETVLPSVAEPSLIFDESYQPDTYCKQDKQFSPNNSKSAALASSNQPQGHLLSPTSQDIKTQHAALRQQRKTQVEKFSQSQARYKSVPEIPVQTNGFTNEAEHTTKIKRQVRKPTNRLSNSVVSVHSEQLSPKSNGSTQKNCVSPKQNISITSFSSSVCNSVTHVNNNISESHVTPVNKNPTEIPIETDWMKGLPPKAFELFVNQDMKLKELQVQVQQLLSLQKKSSETTDKIEQDKLNQSLTNKVDAYTQTDLLGVDIVEKVEVNSIGVNTSQLENTSVYEKEKYTTENTTDIAAVESKDAQSSEADDVESNKNSSIHSSVKVEKSLCWESDSLHINSSGLKSMNNEQSIMSSLKEVDMPGLDSSEDNTSSQAQDLGQESPILGESASMYLESQHMSNRKLHEDPKEEDSHYFDNLLKQVQDMLGNVDNKSSGPQSLPATPSTIPKSIQSLPYQRYLPANVFSQLTCLGLLANRDKLASDEVSALVCSRSTDELSMHANAIALKYMSDDQLNKIASNSKNAQDDNMPPPMLPDQHFASRKTNEHSVQKMPGMNLLSPCDMSLATKKYMQKYGLIESSDNEEENKENIAMKTKTIKEVKPARKLTVFNDKRKPLQECNVGDVKNSKALKSADPSPSRNDQMEVRWSQLEDTLGETLDMLHPFLNDLENNLQSMSSVNGQDLNKQVHMTQEHDSGMGETMGQILSCGILQSLNNKPSTELSCHSHRNSTQKKGNPHQKYENNEVLAGILPPKSMKKIVSPALENRRHLKRGRTHSKNEVLSAPVSPFVTKHPLRNRITSARSTSENRSESFDRILDSRIMQVFEKGDESITEYERESNESLSLMEVFPEENILNLDKINSMPKLPVT
- the LOC143458731 gene encoding uncharacterized protein LOC143458731 — protein: MLNCTASYTKCLILARAACKPISWNQVLPASHRIRYNSSDAKSSIRIGCASGFWGDTSTSTQQLVHQGDIDVLVSDYLSEITMSLLTGAKRKNPTLGYAPDFVSFAIAPQIKEIKKRNIQVLSNAGGTNPEACAKALQEAAKQAGTTLDVAVVSGDDMMPNFPDLLKSGKTEEMYSRQPLPKSVMSMNAYFGAEPIRRALDMGAEVVITGRCVDSALVLAPLMHKFKWTIDDYDRLAAGSLAGHLLECGAQSTGGVFTDWQTVPAWENIGFPIAECYQDGTFCVTKPPNTGGLVTPATVAEQLVYEIGDPSTYMLPDVTCDFTNVKMTQHAADSVLVTGAKGYAPTKDFKVCATYLDGFRTTVVFSIGGKRAIAKGRRTAESIIKRVRAVFSHLGLADFRRVHIQAFGDESLFGENARTYGINGDGPRETVVWMAVEHDDKKALEILSREIAAAGTGMAPGLSGIVGGRPKVSPVLKLFSFLHAKQDIPASVTYNDKKVDIQHQVPAGSSETKVQQETSNDHIRSGAHSFILEDLAYTRSGDKGNSANIGVVARDPSYVRYLRKHLTAEAVYSYFKHLFPSDVDGMPVQRFELPGIDGFNFLMKDCLGGGGVASLRTDPQGKALGQMLLDFEIKNVPNLPELTK